The genomic segment TTCGGCGACCGCCGCAAGGCCATGCTGGAAGACATCGCCATCCTGACGGGCGGCAAGGTCATCGCTGAAGAAGTGGGCCTGACCCTGGAGAAAGTGACGCTGGCCGATCTGGGCCAAGCCAAGCGCATCGAAGTGGGCAAGGAAAACACCATCATCATCGACGGCGCCGGTGCCGCTGGCGACATCGAAGCCCGCGTCAAGCAAGTGCGCGTGCAGATCGAGGAAGCCACCTCCGACTACGACCGCGAAAAGCTGCAAGAGCGCGTGGCCAAACTGGCCGGCGGTGTGGCCGTGATCAAGGTCGGCGCAGCCACCGAAGTCGAAATGAAGGAAAAGAAGGCCCGCGTCGAAGACGCGCTGCACGCAACCCGCGCAGCGGTGGAAGAAGGCGTGGTCGCCGGTGGTGGCGTGGCCTTCCTGCGCGCCAGGCAGGCCATTGGCGGCACCATCAAGGGTGACAACGCCGACCAGGACGCCGGCATCAAGCTGGTGCTCAAGGCCATCGAAGCGCCGCTGCGCGAAATCGTGAACAACGCCGGTGGCGAAGCCTCGGTGGTGGTCAACGCGGTGCTGGCCGGCAAGGGCAACTATGGCTTCAATGCAGCCAACGACACCTACGGCGACATGCTGGAGCTGGGCATTCTCGACCCCACCAAGGTCACCCGCACGGCCCTGCAGAACGCCGCTTCGGTGGCCTCGCTGCTGCTGACGACCGAGGCCATGGTGGCCGAAGCGCCGAAGGACGATGCGCCTGCCGGCGGTGGCGGCATGCCTGGCATGGGCGGCGGCATGGGTGGCATGGGCGGCATGGACATGTAACTGCCAGATCGGTGTGCCCGCGCAGGCACACTGCGCCCAACGAAAGCCCGCAGGTCTTACGGCCTGCGGGCTTTTTCAATGGGGCTTCATTTCTCGTGCGGCTGGACCCACCAGTACGCCAGCAGGAGCCACAAGATGGGAACGATCAGCAGCAGTTGCCACCAGCCCGAGCGGCCAATATCGTGCAGGCGACGCGCCCCCACGGCCAGGCCCGGCAAGAACAGCGCCCAGTAAACGAGGGTCAAAACCAGTTCCAGATATCTGACATCCCCTCCCAGCATGACGGTCAAGAGCGCGGCGGCGAGCATGGCCAGTATCTGGAACAGAAAAAACCACCAGAACTCCGAGCGCGATGCCTTGCCCGAAAAGGTCGCGTACTGCCCCAGGCAGCTGTTGACGGCCGAAAGAAAGTCCATGGGAGATGCCTCCATCGAATGCGCGTTGCGAACGGTTGCCTGGCCCATCCCGCGCCATGCCAAGACGAACCCCGGTCACGGCACCAGCGCCACATGTGGCAATCTGGAAGCTACATATTTTGATAGCTCAAGGCAATGACTGAATCTGCGCCAGCGGCTGATTTCATTCAGAAGAACCCGG from the Verminephrobacter eiseniae EF01-2 genome contains:
- a CDS encoding DUF805 domain-containing protein, which produces MDFLSAVNSCLGQYATFSGKASRSEFWWFFLFQILAMLAAALLTVMLGGDVRYLELVLTLVYWALFLPGLAVGARRLHDIGRSGWWQLLLIVPILWLLLAYWWVQPHEK